One Gossypium raimondii isolate GPD5lz chromosome 3, ASM2569854v1, whole genome shotgun sequence genomic window carries:
- the LOC105796425 gene encoding protein WHAT'S THIS FACTOR 1, chloroplastic: MLLSVSCQSDNFLSSSFLQSSNPSFISLKRTKKSFQNIYNKPQSISLSISCSSLKIVRSPSLDKHVVKQNKIRFVQKLKTLLLSKPKHFLPIHILAKCRAYLCIHKPRSILSMIYRYPTIFELFTIPMPPTPFNATKSGYQLCVRLTPAAKSLAMQELKLKSAMSGFLANKLQKLLMLSSHRRLLLSKIVHLGPHLGLSPNFRSRLCNDHPDKFKIVGTSYGMALELVHWDPELAVPLKSPPVNRGLIVDRPLRFKQLNLRKGLNLKRRHRDFLMKFNELPDICPYNTSLDDFPKSSLEAEKRACGVVREVLGMMVEKRTLIDHLTHFRKEFGLPNKLRAMIVRHPELFYVSLKGMRDSVFLVEGFDDKGVLLEKDESLVIRDQLMALVAEGKRIRREKRKARINGTILDDCDNNDNVEVEDGDYDDGDYDDGFENLFDSEDSDLEYDFHDDDNESSMLYANGGNAVFWTGDDNGDSEPW; the protein is encoded by the coding sequence ATGTTGCTCTCCGTCTCGTGCCAAAGTGACAATTTCCTCAGCTCCAGCTTCCTTCAATCATCAAACCCATCTTTCATTTCccttaaaagaactaaaaaaagctttcaaaacatttataatAAACCCCAAAGTATATCCCTTTCGATTTCGTGTTCTTCTCTCAAAATTGTTCGAAGCCCTTCACTTGACAAACATGTagtgaaacaaaacaaaatccgTTTCGTCCAAAAGCTGAAAACTTTGTTACTTTCGAAGCCGAAACACTTCCTTCCAATCCATATTCTCGCTAAATGCCGTGCTTACCTTTGTATCCACAAGCCTCGTTCCATTCTTTCCATGATATATCGGTACCCCACGATTTTCGAGCTCTTCACTATCCCCATGCCGCCTACTCCGTTTAACGCTACAAAATCGGGGTACCAACTTTGTGTTCGTTTAACCCCGGCTGCTAAGTCTCTCGCTATGCAAGAATTGAAACTTAAGTCAGCTATGTCAGGTTTCTTGGCGAACAAGTTACAGAAACTTCTCATGCTTTCTTCTCATCGTCGGCTTCTTTTGTCTAAGATCGTTCACCTTGGTCCTCATCTTGGGTTATCTCCGAATTTTCGGTCCCGTCTTTGTAATGATCATCCGGATAAGTTTAAGATCGTAGGTACCTCGTATGGTATGGCCCTTGAGCTTGTGCATTGGGATCCTGAGTTAGCTGTTCCATTGAAGTCTCCTCCGGTAAACCGTGGGTTGATCGTTGATAGGCCTTTGAGGTTTAAGCAACTGAACCTTCGGAAAGGGTTGAATTTAAAGCGACGACACCGGGATTTTTTAATGAAGTTTAATGAATTGCCTGATATTTGTCCGTATAATACGTCTTTGGACGACTTTCCAAAGTCATCCCTCGAGGCCGAGAAAAGAGCTTGTGGTGTAGTGAGAGAGGTGTTGGGGATGATGGTTGAAAAGAGGACATTAATAGACCACTTGACACATTTCAGGAAAGAGTTCGGGTTACCAAATAAGTTGAGGGCGATGATCGTGAGACACCCGGAATTGTTCTACGTGAGTTTGAAAGGGATGAGGGATTCGGTTTTCTTAGTTGAGGGGTTTGATGACAAAGGAGTGCTTTTGGAGAAAGATGAGAGTTTAGTGATAAGAGATCAACTAATGGCATTAGTTGCAGAAGGAAAACGGATACGACGCGAAAAGAGGAAAGCTAGAATTAATGGTACCATCCTTGATGACTGCGATAACAATGATAACGTTGAAGTTGAAGATGGCGACTATGATGATGGTGATTATGATGATGGATTTGAGAATTTGTTCGATTCTGAAGATTCGGACCTCGAATATGATTTtcatgatgatgataatgaaaGCAGTATGTTGTATGCTAATGGAGGAAATGCAGTGTTTTGGACTGGTGATGACAATGGAGATTCAGAGCCTTGGTAA
- the LOC105796426 gene encoding rho GDP-dissociation inhibitor 1, which yields MSSAAVGTFSASKQIGFNKNETKAGEEEELRDEKNKKFIDDNDEEAINNGGKPHDDQHDEEEEDDDDDDAKLKSEKELDLGPQFSLKEQLEKDKDDESLRRWKEQLLGSVDMSAVGESKEPEVKILSLSIVSPGRPDIILPIPFVTKPKTCLFTLKEGSRFRLKFTFNVSNNIVSGLKYVNTVWKTGIRVDNTKIMLGTFSPQKEPYTFELEEETTPSGLFARGSYAVRTKFVDDDDKVYLDVSYHFEIQKNWGSRP from the exons atgtcatCAGCTGCTGTAGGAACTTTCTCGGCATCCAAACAGATTGGTTTCAACAAAAACGAAACCAAAGCTGGCGAAGAAGAAGAGTTAAGAGAtgagaaaaacaagaaattcaTTGATGATAATGATGAAGAAGCTATCAACAATGGTGGTAAACCCCATGATGATCAacatgatgaagaagaagaagatgatgatgatgatgatgccaAGTTGAAATCCGAGAAAGAATTGGATCTTGGTCCTCAATTTTCCCTCAAAGAACAGCTTGAAAAAGACAAG GATGACGAAAGTTTAAGGAGATGGAAAGAACAACTTCTTGGTAGTGTTGATATGTCTGCGGTCGGAG AGAGTAAAGAGCCTGAAGTTAAGATATTAAGCCTCTCGATCGTATCCCCTGGTAGACCAGACATAATTTTGCCAATCCCATTTGTTACAAAGCCTAAAACTTGTCTGTTTACTCTAAAAGAAGGAAGTCGATTTCGTCTCAAATTCACCTTCAATGTCTCCAACAACATTGTCTCTGGTCTTAAATACGTAAACACTGTTTGGAAAACTGGTATTCGAG TGGACAACACAAAGATAATGTTGGGGACATTTAGTCCACAAAAGGAACCTTATACATTTGAATTGGAAGAAGAAACTACACCTTCAGGCTTGTTTGCTAGAGGCTCATATGCTGTAAGGACCAAG TTTGTAGATGATGATGACAAAGTCTATTTGGATGTGAGTTATCACTTTGAAATCCAGAAGAACTGGGGTTCACGTCCTTGA